GTTGCACACGTCATCGTatcgggtgttttttttctgttggatTATTTGGTGGATCATATTAGATTATATTAGGATAAAAAGAACTAAACCTGTACAGTTCGGTCGGTTCTTTTAAAGTGAACGATATGGAGCATATTGAACTGCTTGTAACGCAGGTTGAACTGCCCGTAACGCAGATTTAATTGTCCGTAACGCAGATTGAACGGCTTGTACCTATCCGTAACGCAGGATATAGGACATATAACGCAGGTTGAACTGCCCGTAACGCAGATTAAAGTGTCCGTAACGCAGATTGAACGGCTTGTAACTATCCGTAACGCAGGATACAGGACATATAACGCACTTTGACATATAACGCAGGTTGAACTGCCCGTAACGCAGATTGAACGGCTTGTAACGCAGGAGGACATATAACGCACTTTGTTTAGAATGTAACGTAGATGGAACGACCTGGTGTGGTAGGTTAATCGAACTTTATCAGCACATAGTTGTGAGAGGTTCAATTCTGCACAGTGAACGAACCAGTTCACTCAAGTTAATACGAAACTACTGATTTACCCAGCCGTTGTTAATGTGTAGCTTGACACCCAACTCATTCGCACGTTTGTATTCTCGTTCCAGATTAGGATTCGCACACTTCCAGGCGTTTGAGGGTCATTGGCAACGGCCCGAATGAATCGGCACAGGGAATGGATACGGTGCGCTTTTCAATCATAGTACGAGAAAACGCTTCACTGCCCAAATGGCAATGTTTTGCCATAACTACATTATTCCTCTCGACGCAATTCCGCAATGGGATAACATATTAAGAAAAGCACTTTATGATTGAACTGTTTAAAAATGGCATACCTTCCATGTGCTTTCACACCTGCCTGCGAGCCGTCAAGAGGAATAATAGCCTTACGTCACTGTTTATTCACACCTCACACATCTGGGTCTCTTGCTATATTCTACAGGAAAATGAGATGCGCTGGGAGGACGAGTATCGTATGTACTACCAGGAGGCGGATGATGGTAGCGAACCGACGGACAGTGCCGGTCGCTTCCGGTTGAGCATATCGAGCGAGAGCGATGTCGGCGGTGTGGAGATCTCATCGCCGAACCAACCGCACGATTTCGGCAGTGGACGCGAAGGTCAGGAAGAGATCTGGGCGTACACCGATATAGAGTGTGGATTGAAGGAACTGCCGGGCGGCGAACGGATGGCCGAGCTGCTGGTGTGTAGTTTGGTACCGGCCAGTGACATCCTGCAGGACGCCAGCGAGCAGCGGGATACGGTACTACTGCTAGCGGTTTGGTACAGCAAGCACGACCTGCTGCGAAAGGTACTCGCACTGGAGGGTGCTAATGCGAACGCTTGTGATACGGCGGGTCGGACCGCACTGCATCTAAGTTGCTACATCGGTGATTACAAAGCGACGGAGCTGTTGCTACAGCACGGTGCCAAAGGTCAATGTTGGGATCGGGAAAAGACGGTCACCCCACTGCACTGTGCTGCCAGGTAAGAACGTCTATTCCTGCTGGATATGAAGCCTTACAGCTGATAGAGGTGTTTTGTTACCGGTTTTTCCTCCTTAGCTGCGGTAGTTTGGAATGTGTGACCTTACTACTCGCGCAGAACGTCGACATCAACGCCGGCATTGAGAAGCACTCGGCCCTGCACTACGCGGTCATGCGCAACAGCAAGCGGTGCGTCGAGTATCTACTAAAGCACGGTGCCAATCCGAACACACCGCAGGTGTACACGCAGACACCGCTCCATGTAGCAGCCGCCCTCGGGTACAGCGAGTGTATGGACCTGCTGATTACGCACGGTGCCGACGCCCGTTCCCAGTACGGGCAGAAGAAGATCACCGCACTGCATCTGGCCGCCTCCGAGAACTATCTCGACTGTGTGCGTTTGCTGGTGGCAGCCGGTGCGAACATCGATGCACGCAACCGGGACCAGCAGACACCACTGCACCTGGCCTGCCTGTCACAGTGTCACGAAACCGTCACGTACCTGATCGCCCACCGGGCCGATGTACATGCGGTTTATCGCGATGGTCGAACCGCACTGCACGCCTCGATCGTCAAGGAGTCCCGCTTCTGGGACTGTACGCTGAGCCTGCTGAAGGCGAAGGTGGACGTTAACCGGGCGGATAACTTCGGCTACACGCCTTTGCACATTGCGGCACTGAACGAGTTCAGCACGTGCGTGTACATGCTGATCGAGTACGGTGCGGACATTACCGCCCGAACGAACGGTGGTGTGTCGGCACTGTCGTTCATTATACGCCGTACGCCGGAAATTATACCACGCTACGTGGACAAGCTCGATGCGGCTATAAGCGTAAACAGCATACACGAGATCGGCGATGTGGACTGTGAGATACGGCTCGACTTTCGGCTGCTCGTGCCCAACAATGATCGGGGCGAGACGGAACTGCTGCTCGCGTTTATAGAGGTCGGCCAGAAGCGCATCCTGAAGCACCCACTGTGCGAAACGTTTCTGCTTTTAAAATGGCGCCGGATTAGAAAGTTTTTCATCTTCAGCCTGTTCTACCACGGgttgtttgtgttgctgtttacCGCGTACGTGCTTGGGGTGTATGTGCAGGACTGCCGGGCGGACCACTGTACCGCACCACCGTACATACCGGCCATCGGGTACATCATCATCCTGTTCAACTTGGTGCTGCTGACGAAGGAAATCTTCCAAATGATGCACGGTTTCGTTAGCTACGTCCGGTACTGGGAGAACTGGTTGCAGTGGAGCATCGTGATCGGTATATTTCTCTGCACGGTGAGACATTGCAAACGACAGTCTGCATTTGCATAAGTCGTAATGCTCCGGTTCTCTTTCCCAGCACAATACACTGAGCGAATCGAACGCCATCATGAACTGGCAGCATCATGTGGCTGCGGTAGTCATTTTCCTGGCCTGGCTCGAACTGATGATGCTGGTCGGCCGTTTTCCTATTTTCGGGCTGTACGTGCAAATGTTCACGACTGGTACGAAAGGTTTCTGCCCTGTCAGCATTGTGTCTGGAAGGAGTTTCTTCTTAAAGCGTTACTGAATCTCCGAAgaataatttgtttgcttacCGCTTTTTCGCGAAATACCACCATCAGAATTTTACTTCTGTTTTACAGAAAGAGACTCTTTCCCGTCAGGCACAGCATTAAGATTTCaagtttcattcattttttcatgttttcgcTATGTCCATTCAAAATAACTTTCCTTTCCAGTGGCGGTAAACTTTTCCAAGTTTCTGATGGCTTActgctgtctgctggttgcgTTCGGGCTTAGTTTCTGTGTGCTCTTCCCTAACTATATTGCCTTCAAGGAGATACCACGCTCGCTGCTGAAAACCATCGTTATGATGGCGGGCGAGCTCGAGTTCGAAGACATCTTCTACGGTGAAAATCTGAAGATTGAATATCCCGCCACCGCACACGGTATGTTTCTTGCCTTCGTCCTGCTGGTGACCGTCATCCTGACCAACCTGCTCGTCGGTTTGGCCGTCAGCGACATCCAGGGGCTGCAGCAGTCGGCCGGACTGGACCGGTTGTCCCGCCAGGCGGAACTCATCTCCCGACTCGAGAGTCTCATGTTTTCGCGCCTTCTGCGCAAAGCACCGATAAGAATATGGGCGATCTTTCAGAAGATAGCGCTGCTTAAAACCTCCCGCTGCCGGTTACACTTTCGCGTCAAACCGAATGATCCGCGCGAAAAACGGGTAGGGAATTGATCCTGTGCAATCTTATTTAGTGTAGGTGAA
This window of the Anopheles moucheti chromosome X, idAnoMoucSN_F20_07, whole genome shotgun sequence genome carries:
- the LOC128306378 gene encoding transient receptor potential channel pyrexia, giving the protein MDTVRFSIIENEMRWEDEYRMYYQEADDGSEPTDSAGRFRLSISSESDVGGVEISSPNQPHDFGSGREGQEEIWAYTDIECGLKELPGGERMAELLVCSLVPASDILQDASEQRDTVLLLAVWYSKHDLLRKVLALEGANANACDTAGRTALHLSCYIGDYKATELLLQHGAKGQCWDREKTVTPLHCAASCGSLECVTLLLAQNVDINAGIEKHSALHYAVMRNSKRCVEYLLKHGANPNTPQVYTQTPLHVAAALGYSECMDLLITHGADARSQYGQKKITALHLAASENYLDCVRLLVAAGANIDARNRDQQTPLHLACLSQCHETVTYLIAHRADVHAVYRDGRTALHASIVKESRFWDCTLSLLKAKVDVNRADNFGYTPLHIAALNEFSTCVYMLIEYGADITARTNGGVSALSFIIRRTPEIIPRYVDKLDAAISVNSIHEIGDVDCEIRLDFRLLVPNNDRGETELLLAFIEVGQKRILKHPLCETFLLLKWRRIRKFFIFSLFYHGLFVLLFTAYVLGVYVQDCRADHCTAPPYIPAIGYIIILFNLVLLTKEIFQMMHGFVSYVRYWENWLQWSIVIGIFLCTHNTLSESNAIMNWQHHVAAVVIFLAWLELMMLVGRFPIFGLYVQMFTTVAVNFSKFLMAYCCLLVAFGLSFCVLFPNYIAFKEIPRSLLKTIVMMAGELEFEDIFYGENLKIEYPATAHGMFLAFVLLVTVILTNLLVGLAVSDIQGLQQSAGLDRLSRQAELISRLESLMFSRLLRKAPIRIWAIFQKIALLKTSRCRLHFRVKPNDPREKRIPRELITSIYKLVAERRERNQSIRRRRTYRNMQTFNNFLLDEVDTTAVTLRRKHFKTVNKKRTISDSPYGGMRPDTMPPIVPAHQPATGASLKTLEENQKTILKRLDELSKDLDIVKSRIKKP